One genomic window of Arachis stenosperma cultivar V10309 chromosome 10, arast.V10309.gnm1.PFL2, whole genome shotgun sequence includes the following:
- the LOC130956399 gene encoding PAP-specific phosphatase HAL2-like, with product MSLYCSSLGTIIPRILGQARKRYHDVFSAFTLTYVVGGVGSTSTSTLTSLHYKAQPHNYIGCVSKFDHTCSFPVMEEENQSNNLGLLYEQEEQLKEYSKELDVAVRAVQMACSLCQTVQDTLISRTNHQVHSKDDNSPVTVADWSVQAIVSWILSECLGSENISIVAEEDVQTLSKANASELLEAVVETVNECLSKASQFGVQKPKSALGTSEVLEIISRCNSRGGANGRFWVLDPVDGTLGFVRGDQYAVALALIEDGEVVLGVLGCPNYPMRKEWLSYQHRYHRIISKLTPPNSETWNKGCVLYAKKGSGKAWMQPLLHGNNKFLWPNNAKQVCVSSIDNPALATFCEPVEKANSSHSFTAGLAHSVGLRKQPLRVYSMVKYAAIARGDAEVFMKFARSGYKEKIWDHAAGVIIIQEAGGMVTDAGGRPLDFSKGIYLEGLDRGIVACSGTTLHGKIIEAVDASWGSSSL from the exons ATGTCTTTATATTGTTCAAGCTTGGGTACCATTATCCCACGTATCTTGGGACAAGCAAGGAAGAGATACCATGATGTTTTTTCTGCTTTCACACTCACCTATGTTGTTGGAGGAGTAGGTTctacttctacttctaccttaaCTTCACTTCACTATAAAGCACAACCCCATAATTACATTGGCTGTGTCTCAAAATTCGACCATACTTGTTCTTTTCCTGTCATGGAGGAGGAGAATCAGAGTAACAACTTGGGATTATTGTATGAACAAGAAGAACAACTGAAGGAATATTCCAAGGAACTTGATGTTGCTGTGAGAGCAGTGCAGATGGCATGTTCACTCTGTCAGACAGTTCAAGACACTTTGATTTCTAGAACCAACCATCAGGTCCACTCCAAAGATGATAATTCTCCTGTTACTGTTGCAG ATTGGAGTGTGCAAGCAATTGTCAGCTGGATATTGTCGGAGTGTTTGGGGAGCGAAAATATCTCAATTGTAGCCGAAGAGGACGTTCAAACTCTGTCCAAGGCTAATGCATCAGAGCTGTTAGAAGCTGTGGTTGAAACTGTGAATGAATGTCTAAGCAAAGCATCCCAATTTGGAGTTCAAAAGCCAAAGTCAGCTCTTGGCACTTCAGAAGTTCTAGAAATAATTAGTCGCTGCAACTCGAGAGGCGGTGCTAATGGAAGATTTTGGGTGCTTGATCCTGTTGATGGCACATTGGGGTTTGTAAGAGGAGATCAGTATGCTGTAGCTCTAGCACTGATAGAAGATGGAGAGGTTGTTCTTGGAGTTCTTGGTTGTCCAAACTATCCAATGAGAAAGGAGTGGTTAAGCTATCAGCACCGTTATCATAGGATCATATCTAAGTTGACTCCTCCAAATTCTGAAACTTGGAACAAAGGTTGTGTGCTGTATGCAAAAAAAGGTAGTGGCAAGGCATGGATGCAACCTCTGCTTCATGGCAATAATAAATTCTTGTGGCCAAACAATGCAAAACAAGTTTGTGTGTCTTCCATTGACAATCCAGCACTGGCTACATTTTGTGAACCGGTTGAGAAGGCCAATTCAAGCCACTCTTTCACTGCAGGACTAGCTCATAGTGTTGGTCTAAG GAAACAGCCATTGAGAGTGTACAGCATGGTGAAATATGCAGCAATAGCGCGTGGAGATGCTGAAGTATTCATGAAGTTTGCAAGGAGTGGTTACAAGGAGAAGATATGGGACCATGCTGCAGGTGTTATCATCATACAGGAGGCGGGTGGCATGGTGACTGATGCCGGCGGACGGCCGCTAGATTTCTCGAAAGGTATATATTTAGAAGGGCTTGATCGTGGTATAGTTGCTTGTTCTGGAACCACACTCCATGGAAAGATCATTGAAGCTGTTGATGCTAGCTGGGGCTCTTCTAGCCTTTGA
- the LOC130955832 gene encoding secretory carrier-associated membrane protein-like isoform X2: protein MAGRYDSNPFAEEETEVNPFSNPGSVAPATNSRLKPLNPEPADYNYFGATVDIPLDASTDLKKKEKELQAKEAELRRREQEVRRKEEAAARAGIVIEEKNWPPFFPIIHHDITNEIPVHLQRMQYVAFSSLLGLVACLSWNIIAVTAAWIKGEGVKIWFLSLIYFIAGVPGAYVLWYRPLYRAFRKDSALNFGWFFMFYIIHIGFCILAAVAPPIVFKGKSLTGILSAIDVIGDHTLIGIFYFIGFGFFCLETLVSIWVLQQVYMYFRGSGQAAEMKREAARGAVRSAF from the exons ATGGCTGGTCGCTATGACAGTAACCCTTTCGCCGAAGAAGAAACCGAAGTCAATCCCTTCTCA AATCCTGGAAGTGTTGCCCCTGCCACCAATTCAAGGCTCAAACCACTTAATCCTGAACCTGCTGattataattattttggtgCGACCGTCGATATACCTCTTGATGCATCAACA GActtgaaaaagaaggaaaaggaACTTCAAGCCAAAGAGGCTGAATTGAGAAGACGAGAACAG GAAGTCAGACGGAAAGAGGAAGCTGCTGCACGAG CTGGAATTGTAATTGAGGAGAAGAATTGGCCACCATTTTTCCCAATCATACATCATGATATTACAAACGAAATTCCAGTTCATCTTCAACGAATGCAATATGTTGCATTTAGCTCATTGTTAG GTCTAGTGGCATGCCTTTCTTGGAATATTATAGCTGTCACTGCAGCTTGGATTAAGGGGGAAG gtgTAAAAATATGGTTTCTTTCTCTTATCTACTTCATAGCAGGCGTTCCTGGAGCATATGTCCTATGGTACCGCCCACTATATCGCGCTTTCAG GAAAGACAGTGCTTTGAATTTCGGATGGTTCTTCATGTTTTACATA ATTCACATTGGATTCTGCATCTTAGCTGCAGTTGCTCCTCCTATAGTATTCAAAGGAAAATCCCTGAC TGGCattctgtctgccatagatgtGATTGGTGATCATACTTTGATCGGA ATTTTCTACTTCATTGGATTCGGATTTTTCTGCCTTGAAACGTTGGTCAGCATCTGGGTTCTTCAG CAAGTGTACATGTACTTCCGCGGCAGCGGCCAAGCCGCCGAGATGAAGCGGGAGGCTGCAAGAGGAGCAGTCAGATCTGCATTCTAA
- the LOC130954392 gene encoding glycine-rich cell wall structural protein 2-like, whose product MNTLKVILVLLSILLISSPSLATRPGSKPSGDDQQKKHSKSGGGDDPSYGGGVGPFFGPGGGFSIPGFGNGFGNGIGGGYGGGYGGPSGGYSRGGVVRPTVVCKDKGPCFQKKITCPAKCFTSYSRSGKGYGGGGGGGGCTIDCKKKCIAYC is encoded by the coding sequence ATGAATACCCTTAAAGTCATCTTGGTCTTGCTCTCTATACTCCTCATATCTTCACCCTCTTTGGCAACCCGACCCGGATCCAAACCTTCTGGTGATGATCAGCAGAAGAAGCACTCCAAGAGTGGTGGCGGCGATGACCCCAGCTATGGAGGTGGtgttgggcccttctttgggccaGGAGGTGGGTTCAGCATACCTGGGTTTGGAAACGGGTTTGGGAATGGAATAGGAGGAGGTTATGGCGGTGGATACGGTGGACCAAGTGGTGGTTACTCCAGAGGTGGTGTTGTCAGGCCCACCGTTGTTTGCAAAGACAAAGGCCCTTGCTTCCAGAAGAAGATCACTTGTCCTGCTAAGTGCTTCACCTCCTACAGCCGCTCCGGCAAGGGCTACGGCGGAGGTGGCGGCGGAGGCGGTTGCACCATTGACTGCAAAAAGAAGTGCATAGCTTATTGCTGA
- the LOC130955832 gene encoding secretory carrier-associated membrane protein-like isoform X1 produces the protein MAGRYDSNPFAEEETEVNPFSNPGSVAPATNSRLKPLNPEPADYNYFGATVDIPLDASTDLKKKEKELQAKEAELRRREQEVRRKEEAAARAGIVIEEKNWPPFFPIIHHDITNEIPVHLQRMQYVAFSSLLGLVACLSWNIIAVTAAWIKGEGVKIWFLSLIYFIAGVPGAYVLWYRPLYRAFRKDSALNFGWFFMFYIVSSLLCLMVNACKAMLPTRDGFQYYYHLFFFLQIHIGFCILAAVAPPIVFKGKSLTGILSAIDVIGDHTLIGIFYFIGFGFFCLETLVSIWVLQQVYMYFRGSGQAAEMKREAARGAVRSAF, from the exons ATGGCTGGTCGCTATGACAGTAACCCTTTCGCCGAAGAAGAAACCGAAGTCAATCCCTTCTCA AATCCTGGAAGTGTTGCCCCTGCCACCAATTCAAGGCTCAAACCACTTAATCCTGAACCTGCTGattataattattttggtgCGACCGTCGATATACCTCTTGATGCATCAACA GActtgaaaaagaaggaaaaggaACTTCAAGCCAAAGAGGCTGAATTGAGAAGACGAGAACAG GAAGTCAGACGGAAAGAGGAAGCTGCTGCACGAG CTGGAATTGTAATTGAGGAGAAGAATTGGCCACCATTTTTCCCAATCATACATCATGATATTACAAACGAAATTCCAGTTCATCTTCAACGAATGCAATATGTTGCATTTAGCTCATTGTTAG GTCTAGTGGCATGCCTTTCTTGGAATATTATAGCTGTCACTGCAGCTTGGATTAAGGGGGAAG gtgTAAAAATATGGTTTCTTTCTCTTATCTACTTCATAGCAGGCGTTCCTGGAGCATATGTCCTATGGTACCGCCCACTATATCGCGCTTTCAG GAAAGACAGTGCTTTGAATTTCGGATGGTTCTTCATGTTTTACATAGTAAGTTCACTATTATGCTTAATGGTTAATGCATGTAAAGCTATGCTTCCAACACGGGATGGATTTCAATATTActatcatctttttttttttctacagATTCACATTGGATTCTGCATCTTAGCTGCAGTTGCTCCTCCTATAGTATTCAAAGGAAAATCCCTGAC TGGCattctgtctgccatagatgtGATTGGTGATCATACTTTGATCGGA ATTTTCTACTTCATTGGATTCGGATTTTTCTGCCTTGAAACGTTGGTCAGCATCTGGGTTCTTCAG CAAGTGTACATGTACTTCCGCGGCAGCGGCCAAGCCGCCGAGATGAAGCGGGAGGCTGCAAGAGGAGCAGTCAGATCTGCATTCTAA
- the LOC130955832 gene encoding secretory carrier-associated membrane protein-like isoform X3: MAGRYDSNPFAEEETEVNPFSDPAVRGKAPSPSSYSGGAFYTTNPGSVAPATNSRLKPLNPEPADYNYFGATVDIPLDASTDLKKKEKELQAKEAELRRREQEVRRKEEAAARAGIVIEEKNWPPFFPIIHHDITNEIPVHLQRMQYVAFSSLLGLVACLSWNIIAVTAAWIKGEGVKIWFLSLIYFIAGVPGAYVLWYRPLYRAFRKDSALNFGWFFMFYIIHIGFCILAAVAPPIVFKGKSLTGILSAIDVIGDHTLIGIFYFIGFGFFCLETLVSIWVLQQVYMYFRGSGQAAEMKREAARGAVRSAF; the protein is encoded by the exons ATGGCTGGTCGCTATGACAGTAACCCTTTCGCCGAAGAAGAAACCGAAGTCAATCCCTTCTCA GATCCGGCTGTAAGGGGTAAAGCACCAAGCCCGTCGAGTTATAGCGGTGGCGCATTTTACACTACA AATCCTGGAAGTGTTGCCCCTGCCACCAATTCAAGGCTCAAACCACTTAATCCTGAACCTGCTGattataattattttggtgCGACCGTCGATATACCTCTTGATGCATCAACA GActtgaaaaagaaggaaaaggaACTTCAAGCCAAAGAGGCTGAATTGAGAAGACGAGAACAG GAAGTCAGACGGAAAGAGGAAGCTGCTGCACGAG CTGGAATTGTAATTGAGGAGAAGAATTGGCCACCATTTTTCCCAATCATACATCATGATATTACAAACGAAATTCCAGTTCATCTTCAACGAATGCAATATGTTGCATTTAGCTCATTGTTAG GTCTAGTGGCATGCCTTTCTTGGAATATTATAGCTGTCACTGCAGCTTGGATTAAGGGGGAAG gtgTAAAAATATGGTTTCTTTCTCTTATCTACTTCATAGCAGGCGTTCCTGGAGCATATGTCCTATGGTACCGCCCACTATATCGCGCTTTCAG GAAAGACAGTGCTTTGAATTTCGGATGGTTCTTCATGTTTTACATA ATTCACATTGGATTCTGCATCTTAGCTGCAGTTGCTCCTCCTATAGTATTCAAAGGAAAATCCCTGAC TGGCattctgtctgccatagatgtGATTGGTGATCATACTTTGATCGGA ATTTTCTACTTCATTGGATTCGGATTTTTCTGCCTTGAAACGTTGGTCAGCATCTGGGTTCTTCAG CAAGTGTACATGTACTTCCGCGGCAGCGGCCAAGCCGCCGAGATGAAGCGGGAGGCTGCAAGAGGAGCAGTCAGATCTGCATTCTAA